GCCGATCAAGATTCTTTGGCATCAAGCGAGCGAGGATCAGAAGAAGATGGCATTTACGAATGGAACGATAATGCTAGAATATTGGGTGGGAAGACTCACGAAGACCGAAGCCGCGAAAGCATTGAACATACCACAGATAAGATTGTGGCAGATGTCTCAACAAGCTTCGAGCGGGATGTTGGTGGGTCTTTTGAAACAACCAACGATAAGGGCGAAGGATATGAAAGAGAAGCCAGAGAACGATGTGAAAGCTTTGCAGAAGAAGATTGCAGAGCTGGAGAGGACGATCGAAATGCAGGATCGTCTGATCGCGATTTTTCGAGAGATGCCGGGATGTCGGACAACAGGTCTGACGGAAGATACTCCACGGAAGGAGAAGACAATTGCAAAGAAGATACAGCAACGAGTTCAAGAGAAAGATCGGGATTTTTCTACTGGAGAAAGGACGAGAAATAAAGTTGGACGACCTCGCAAAGAGACTTCAGATAACTAAGCGAACTTTGAGATTGTGGAAAGCTAAAACTAAAAGGAATTGTGACTTGAGGTCAGGAAGACCTCGCTATGCTTCGGCGGATCGCAGACGGGCAATGATATTAGTTGCACGTGAATTAAAAAGGCAGGGGTATCCTGGAAGTTCTGCGATAGCTATTGAGTTAAAAGGAAAAGTTCAATTAAGACTTATTAGAAAATACGTTACAGAAATAAAAGAGCGAAGGCGTTTTAGAAAGTTAGAAGAAATTAAATTGAACCAAGTACGAGTTGAAGTTCAATCAGTGAATGTCATTTGGACTCAGGATGGAACCCATATTGGAAGAAAAAATAAAAAAGCAGTTGAGTCTCAGATAATAAAAGATCGTGGTAGTAAAAAGATTATTGGAGCTGTTACTGGATCGGCGGCAAATGGAAGTGAAGTTGTTGAGATTTTAGATATGCTAAAACAACGAAGAGGATTACCTCTAGTATGGATGACGGATAACGGAGCTGCTTATTGCAATAAAGAAGTTCGTGAATATGTTGAACGAGAGAAAATAGTTCATGTGCGTTCATTGCCAAGGATACCTCAACAAAATGGTGCGGCTGAAGTAATGATGAGAGAGATTAAGACTGATTGTATGCTTGGTAAAAAGACCGTACTAGTTTGTGAGAAAGATGCACATGCTCGTTTGGTAAATAGTATTTTGAAGATTAATAAGAATAGAAAGAGAATGAGTTTGTCGTTTAAGTCTTCCGATGAAATAGACGAAGAGATGAACGTG
This window of the Bacteriovorax sp. PP10 genome carries:
- a CDS encoding transposase family protein; protein product: MILVARELKRQGYPGSSAIAIELKGKVQLRLIRKYVTEIKERRRFRKLEEIKLNQVRVEVQSVNVIWTQDGTHIGRKNKKAVESQIIKDRGSKKIIGAVTGSAANGSEVVEILDMLKQRRGLPLVWMTDNGAAYCNKEVREYVEREKIVHVRSLPRIPQQNGAAEVMMREIKTDCMLGKKTVLVCEKDAHARLVNSILKINKNRKRMSLSFKSSDEIDEEMNVSGKKIDRALFYNEYKDELKKIVNVESVREKRMKEREIVMCLLEKHEMIKRKRCGLEYGR